A region of Thiofilum sp. DNA encodes the following proteins:
- the rpoA gene encoding DNA-directed RNA polymerase subunit alpha: protein MTSKTTDLLKPRNVQVQELGLNTSRITLEPLERGFGHTLGNALRRILLSSIPGSAVTEVQIAGVVHEYSTIEGIQEDVVEILLNLKKLYVRLNERDETTLTLKKSGIGPVRASDIELDHDVEIINPNHVIANITKEGVELEMNLTITSGRGYQPASIRRGPDSPELPLGTLVLDASYSPIIRVAYNVDSARVEQRTDMDKLILEIETNGSIGAEDALSMATQILQQQLSVFFDLRIEEPTHKEAAQPEIEPILLRPVDDLELTVRSANCLKAENLFYIGDLVQRTETELLKTPNLGKKSLTEIKEVLASHGLTLGTKLDNWPPAGLDHRDNKMG from the coding sequence ATGACCTCAAAAACGACTGATTTACTGAAACCGCGCAATGTACAAGTGCAAGAGTTAGGGTTAAACACCTCACGTATTACGCTTGAGCCATTGGAGCGGGGTTTTGGTCATACGTTGGGTAATGCCCTGCGTAGAATTCTGCTGTCATCTATTCCAGGTAGTGCAGTTACTGAAGTCCAAATTGCGGGTGTTGTACACGAGTACAGCACTATCGAAGGGATTCAAGAGGACGTTGTTGAAATCCTCTTGAATCTGAAAAAATTATATGTGCGTTTGAATGAGCGCGATGAAACGACTCTGACTTTGAAAAAGTCTGGAATCGGACCAGTTCGCGCTTCGGATATTGAGTTAGATCATGATGTGGAAATTATTAATCCTAATCATGTGATTGCGAATATTACTAAAGAAGGCGTAGAGCTAGAGATGAATCTCACCATTACCAGTGGTCGTGGTTATCAACCTGCCTCTATTCGTCGTGGCCCTGACTCTCCTGAGTTACCTTTGGGCACTTTAGTATTAGATGCTAGTTACAGTCCTATTATCCGCGTGGCTTATAATGTTGATAGTGCTCGTGTTGAGCAACGCACCGACATGGACAAGCTGATTTTAGAAATTGAGACCAATGGCTCGATTGGTGCGGAAGACGCATTAAGCATGGCCACCCAAATTCTGCAACAGCAATTATCGGTCTTCTTTGATCTGCGTATTGAAGAGCCTACTCATAAAGAAGCCGCTCAGCCTGAAATTGAGCCGATTCTGTTACGCCCAGTGGATGACTTAGAATTAACAGTACGCTCTGCTAACTGTTTGAAAGCTGAAAACTTATTCTATATTGGTGATTTAGTCCAACGCACTGAAACCGAGCTGTTAAAGACGCCCAATCTAGGTAAGAAATCACTGACTGAGATTAAGGAAGTGCTTGCTTCTCATGGGTTAACTCTTGGAACCAAGCTCGATAATTGGCCTCCCGCAGGTCTAGATCATAGAGATAACAAAATGGGTTAA
- the rpsN gene encoding 30S ribosomal protein S14: MAKKSMIAREVKRKQAADKYAEKRENLKKVISNPASSYEDVLAAVTALQKLPRDSSPARQRRRCNLTGRPHGVYRKFGLSRNKLREAAMRGDVPGLTKASW, encoded by the coding sequence ATGGCAAAAAAATCCATGATTGCTCGTGAGGTTAAGCGTAAACAAGCTGCTGATAAGTATGCAGAAAAACGTGAAAATCTCAAAAAAGTAATCTCTAACCCTGCTTCTAGCTATGAAGATGTATTAGCGGCGGTAACGGCTCTGCAAAAGCTACCCCGTGACTCTAGTCCAGCACGTCAACGTCGCCGTTGTAACTTGACAGGTCGTCCACATGGCGTCTATCGCAAATTCGGTTTATCACGTAACAAATTACGTGAAGCGGCTATGCGTGGTGATGTTCCGGGCTTAACAAAAGCTAGCTGGTAA
- the rpmD gene encoding 50S ribosomal protein L30, whose product MSTAKQVKLTLVKSLNGRLESHIQCARGLGIRRMNNSVVVIDTPENRGMINKISYLLKVEEV is encoded by the coding sequence ATGAGCACTGCTAAACAAGTCAAATTGACCTTAGTAAAGAGCTTGAATGGGCGCTTGGAAAGTCACATTCAGTGTGCGCGTGGTTTAGGTATTCGTCGCATGAATAACTCAGTGGTAGTTATCGATACTCCTGAAAACCGTGGCATGATTAACAAAATCTCTTACCTGCTCAAGGTTGAGGAAGTGTAA
- the rpmC gene encoding 50S ribosomal protein L29, translated as MKAAELRNKSVAELQTELTENLKEQFKLRMQQASGQLSRPSEVKRVRREIARIKTVLAQKSSAGE; from the coding sequence ATGAAAGCAGCAGAACTTCGTAATAAATCAGTCGCTGAGTTACAAACCGAGTTGACTGAAAATTTGAAAGAACAATTCAAATTACGTATGCAACAGGCTTCTGGTCAATTATCACGCCCTTCTGAAGTAAAGCGGGTGCGTCGTGAAATTGCCAGAATCAAAACAGTCCTAGCGCAAAAGTCAAGTGCGGGTGAGTGA
- the rplP gene encoding 50S ribosomal protein L16, whose translation MLQPKRTKFRKQMKGRNRGLALVGSKVSFGEFGLKTLERGRLTARQIESARRAINRYVRRGGKIWIRVFPDKPISKKPLEVRMGKGKGNVEYWVAQVQPGKVLYEIEGVAEEVAREAFRLAAAKLPMKTTFVSRQVM comes from the coding sequence ATGTTACAGCCAAAAAGAACGAAATTTCGCAAGCAGATGAAAGGCCGTAATCGCGGTCTTGCGCTTGTCGGTTCTAAAGTAAGCTTTGGTGAGTTTGGCTTAAAGACTCTTGAGCGCGGTCGTTTAACAGCGCGTCAGATTGAGTCTGCTCGCCGTGCGATTAATCGTTATGTGCGTCGTGGTGGTAAAATCTGGATTCGTGTGTTCCCAGATAAGCCTATCAGCAAAAAGCCACTTGAAGTTCGTATGGGTAAAGGTAAGGGTAATGTGGAGTACTGGGTAGCCCAAGTACAACCCGGTAAAGTCCTTTACGAAATTGAAGGGGTGGCGGAAGAAGTAGCACGCGAGGCGTTCCGCCTAGCCGCTGCTAAGTTGCCAATGAAAACTACGTTTGTCTCTCGCCAGGTGATGTAA
- the rpsK gene encoding 30S ribosomal protein S11 — MAKQPTTRKGAGAARKKIKKTVTDGVAHIFASFNNTIVTITDRQGNTLSWATAGGSGFRGSRKSTPFAAQVAAERAGNAAKEYGLKNLDVEVKGPGPGRESAVRSLNNVGYKITNITDVTPIPHNGCRPPKKRRV, encoded by the coding sequence ATGGCCAAACAGCCAACTACTCGTAAAGGTGCAGGTGCTGCACGTAAAAAAATTAAGAAAACGGTTACTGACGGTGTAGCTCATATTTTTGCATCGTTTAATAACACTATTGTAACCATTACAGATCGTCAAGGTAATACTTTATCTTGGGCAACTGCTGGTGGTTCAGGTTTTCGTGGCTCGCGTAAAAGTACTCCTTTTGCTGCCCAAGTCGCTGCTGAGCGTGCTGGCAATGCGGCAAAAGAATACGGTCTGAAAAATCTTGATGTTGAAGTCAAAGGCCCAGGCCCTGGTCGTGAATCTGCGGTACGTTCACTGAACAACGTAGGTTACAAAATTACGAATATTACGGATGTGACGCCCATTCCTCATAATGGTTGCCGTCCTCCTAAGAAACGTCGTGTGTGA
- the rpsD gene encoding 30S ribosomal protein S4 has product MARYLGPTCKLSRREGTDLYLKSRGTSLEKKCKLAKLPGQHGENKNRLSDYGVQLREKQKVRRIYGVLERQFRNYFKESARRKGSTGENLLKLLEGRLDNVVYRMGFAATRAEARQLVSHKAIRVNDKIINIPSYQVQPGDKIAVRDRAKKQVRIQDALAVAAQQGFAVWVEVDKDKFEGIFKSVPDRSDLPAEINESLIVELYSK; this is encoded by the coding sequence ATGGCAAGATATTTAGGACCTACTTGTAAGTTAAGTCGCCGCGAAGGCACTGATCTTTACCTCAAGAGCCGTGGTACTTCTCTCGAAAAGAAATGCAAATTAGCTAAGTTACCCGGTCAACACGGCGAGAATAAAAATCGCTTATCAGACTACGGTGTACAATTACGCGAAAAGCAAAAAGTACGTCGTATTTATGGTGTGTTAGAGCGTCAATTCCGCAATTACTTTAAAGAATCAGCACGTCGCAAAGGTTCTACAGGTGAAAACCTACTAAAGCTATTGGAAGGTCGCTTAGATAATGTAGTTTATCGTATGGGCTTTGCCGCTACTCGTGCAGAAGCACGTCAGTTAGTGAGCCATAAAGCGATTCGCGTAAACGACAAAATTATTAATATTCCTTCTTATCAAGTACAACCCGGTGACAAAATTGCCGTGCGTGACCGTGCTAAAAAGCAAGTGCGTATTCAAGACGCGTTAGCGGTTGCTGCTCAGCAAGGTTTTGCTGTGTGGGTTGAAGTGGATAAGGATAAATTTGAGGGTATCTTCAAATCAGTTCCAGATCGTTCGGATCTACCTGCTGAAATCAATGAGTCATTGATTGTTGAATTGTACTCCAAGTAG
- the rplF gene encoding 50S ribosomal protein L6, with translation MSRIAKRGLDLPNGIQVTMNEQIMTVKGTKGTLTLDVHDSVEVVIDGSHLSFRPQNGQDEGWAHAGTACALANNMIKGVSQGFEKKLQLVGVGYRAQAQGDKLTLSLGFSHPVVHAMPAGITVETPSQTEIIIRGVDKQKVGQVAAEVRAYRPPEPYKGKGVKYADEQVLRKEAKKK, from the coding sequence ATGTCAAGAATTGCAAAGCGTGGCCTTGATTTACCAAATGGTATACAGGTCACTATGAATGAGCAGATCATGACGGTAAAAGGTACTAAAGGTACACTGACTTTAGACGTTCATGATTCTGTTGAAGTCGTCATTGATGGTTCACACTTATCATTCCGCCCGCAAAATGGTCAAGATGAAGGTTGGGCGCATGCAGGTACTGCGTGTGCATTAGCCAATAATATGATCAAGGGTGTCTCTCAAGGTTTTGAGAAGAAGCTCCAACTGGTAGGCGTAGGTTACCGTGCTCAAGCTCAAGGTGACAAACTAACCTTAAGTTTAGGTTTTTCTCACCCGGTAGTGCATGCAATGCCAGCCGGTATTACCGTTGAGACTCCGAGCCAAACTGAAATTATCATCCGTGGAGTTGATAAGCAAAAGGTTGGTCAAGTCGCGGCTGAGGTTCGTGCTTATCGTCCACCAGAGCCTTACAAAGGCAAAGGTGTGAAATATGCAGATGAACAAGTCCTCCGTAAAGAAGCGAAGAAGAAGTAA
- the rplX gene encoding 50S ribosomal protein L24, giving the protein MNKIRKNDRVVVITGKDKGRQSTVLQVLANGKALVQGVNVAKKHQKPNPNLGIQGGVIEKEMPIQISNLMVLNPSTNKGERVGFKILDDGKKVRVFKSSGERVDA; this is encoded by the coding sequence ATGAACAAGATTCGTAAAAACGACCGTGTAGTCGTGATTACTGGTAAAGACAAAGGTCGTCAAAGCACCGTATTACAAGTGTTGGCTAATGGTAAAGCATTAGTACAAGGTGTAAACGTCGCTAAGAAACACCAAAAACCTAATCCTAATTTAGGGATTCAAGGTGGTGTGATCGAGAAAGAAATGCCCATTCAAATTTCTAATTTGATGGTATTAAACCCAAGTACTAACAAGGGTGAACGTGTTGGATTTAAGATTCTGGACGATGGTAAAAAAGTCCGTGTATTCAAATCCAGCGGTGAGCGTGTAGACGCTTAA
- the rpmJ gene encoding 50S ribosomal protein L36: protein MKVRASVKKLCRNCSIVRRNRVVRVICSDPRHKQRQG from the coding sequence ATGAAAGTTAGAGCTTCTGTTAAAAAACTATGCCGCAATTGCAGTATTGTTCGTCGCAATCGCGTTGTGCGCGTAATCTGTTCTGATCCACGTCATAAACAACGTCAAGGTTAA
- the rplR gene encoding 50S ribosomal protein L18, producing MDKKLSRIRRSKRARAKMRELRVTRLCIHRTPRHIYAQIIAPEGNVVLASASTVDKELRTTLSYTGNVEAAAAVGKLVAQRAKEKGIESVAFDRSGFKYHGRVQALADAAREAGLQF from the coding sequence ATGGATAAGAAACTTAGTCGTATTCGTCGTAGCAAGCGTGCTCGTGCGAAAATGCGCGAATTACGCGTTACCCGCTTATGTATACATCGCACACCACGTCACATTTATGCGCAAATTATTGCGCCAGAAGGCAATGTGGTATTAGCAAGTGCTTCTACGGTTGATAAAGAATTACGCACAACACTCTCTTACACTGGCAATGTCGAAGCTGCTGCTGCTGTGGGCAAATTAGTAGCACAACGAGCTAAGGAAAAAGGTATCGAGTCTGTTGCTTTTGATCGCTCTGGTTTTAAATACCACGGTCGAGTACAGGCATTAGCGGATGCTGCTCGTGAAGCTGGTTTGCAATTTTAA
- the rpsC gene encoding 30S ribosomal protein S3: MGQKVHPTGIRLGIATDWRSKWYAEGKDYANFLHKDLEVRAFLKNKLKEASVSRIRIERPAKSAFITIHTARPGVVIGKKGEDIERLRADVAKMLDLHVNNVKLNIEEIRKPELDAQLVAESIASQLERRIMFRRAMKRAVSNAMKLGALGIKVAVAGRLNGVEIARTEWYREGRVPLHTLRADIDYATAEALTTYGIIGVKVWIYKGEVFDLEQKQSNAGNSGNNNTRKKK; encoded by the coding sequence ATGGGTCAAAAAGTACATCCAACTGGTATCCGCCTCGGTATAGCGACAGATTGGCGCTCTAAATGGTATGCCGAAGGCAAAGATTATGCGAATTTCTTACACAAAGATTTAGAAGTTCGTGCATTCTTAAAAAACAAATTGAAAGAAGCATCTGTAAGCCGGATTCGCATTGAGCGTCCTGCTAAATCTGCTTTTATTACTATTCATACTGCCCGTCCGGGTGTGGTGATTGGTAAGAAAGGTGAAGACATTGAGCGTTTACGCGCTGATGTAGCTAAGATGCTGGATCTTCATGTCAATAACGTTAAGTTAAACATTGAAGAAATTCGTAAACCTGAGTTAGATGCTCAGCTAGTTGCTGAAAGTATAGCCAGTCAACTTGAGCGTCGTATTATGTTCCGCCGCGCTATGAAGCGTGCGGTGAGTAATGCGATGAAGCTTGGTGCTTTGGGAATTAAAGTTGCCGTTGCGGGCCGTTTAAATGGTGTCGAGATTGCGCGTACTGAATGGTATCGTGAAGGTCGTGTACCTCTACATACGTTACGTGCTGATATTGACTATGCAACCGCAGAAGCTTTAACCACTTACGGCATTATTGGCGTCAAGGTCTGGATCTATAAAGGCGAAGTCTTTGATCTAGAGCAAAAGCAATCCAACGCTGGCAATTCTGGTAATAACAATACCAGAAAGAAAAAGTAA
- the rplE gene encoding 50S ribosomal protein L5, translating to MTRLQDYYRNTVVAELTNKFGYKNVMEVPKITKVTLNMGLGEAVGDKKVIEHAVADMAKISGQKPVVTLSRKSIAGFKIRDNWPIGCMVTLRSDVMYEFIDRLVNVSIPRIRDFRGLNPRAFDGRGNYNMGVKEQIIFPEIDYDKIDALRGMNITITTTAKTDEEGRALLAAFKFPFRQ from the coding sequence ATGACAAGGTTGCAAGACTATTATCGGAATACTGTCGTTGCTGAGCTAACGAACAAGTTCGGGTATAAAAATGTAATGGAAGTCCCTAAGATCACTAAAGTAACCCTCAATATGGGGTTAGGTGAAGCCGTAGGTGACAAGAAAGTAATTGAACACGCGGTCGCGGATATGGCAAAAATATCCGGTCAAAAGCCTGTTGTTACCTTATCACGCAAGTCTATTGCGGGATTTAAGATTCGTGACAATTGGCCTATAGGTTGTATGGTGACTCTGCGTAGCGACGTCATGTATGAATTCATTGACCGTTTGGTTAATGTTTCTATTCCTCGCATTCGTGATTTCCGTGGTTTGAATCCAAGAGCGTTTGATGGTCGTGGTAATTACAATATGGGTGTAAAAGAGCAAATCATTTTCCCCGAAATTGATTACGACAAGATTGATGCTTTGCGTGGTATGAATATCACTATTACCACTACAGCAAAAACGGACGAAGAAGGTCGCGCTTTATTAGCCGCTTTCAAGTTCCCATTCAGACAATAA
- the secY gene encoding preprotein translocase subunit SecY → MAATPSSALGGIGNIAEIRHRLVFVLLALIVYRIGTYIPIPGVNPQAMSQFFNDNSGTILGVFNMFSGGALERLSVFALGIMPYISASIIMQLMATVVPSLEQLKKEGETGRRKITQYTRYGTVVLALFQSIGVAIALGGQEVAPGQTIALQPGLGFIITTVVTLVTGTLFLMWLGEQITERGIGNGISLIIFAGIVAGLPVALGKTFNLVNEGTLSPFLVIVLLALIVLVTAFVIFVERGQRRITVNYANRQQGRRMMGGQSSHLPLKLNMAGVIPPIFASSIILFPATLGQWFGNSEGMEWLRSFFNMLQPGQPVYVILYALAIVFFCFFYTALVFNSRETADNLKKAGAFIPGIRPGEQTTKYIDGVMTRLTAVGAIYITLVCLLPEFLILGWNVPFYFGGTSLLIIVVVVMDFLAQLQSHMMSHQYEGLMKKANFKSQTRPGVVK, encoded by the coding sequence ATGGCTGCAACTCCTTCGTCGGCATTAGGTGGGATAGGTAATATCGCTGAAATTAGACATCGTTTAGTCTTTGTCTTATTAGCTTTGATTGTCTATCGCATTGGAACTTATATACCTATTCCGGGGGTAAACCCTCAGGCGATGTCGCAATTCTTTAATGATAATAGCGGCACTATTTTAGGTGTGTTTAATATGTTTTCCGGTGGCGCACTTGAGCGTTTAAGTGTGTTTGCTCTGGGTATTATGCCTTATATTTCTGCATCGATTATTATGCAGTTAATGGCGACAGTAGTGCCCTCTTTAGAGCAACTGAAGAAGGAGGGGGAGACAGGTCGTCGTAAAATCACTCAATACACGCGTTATGGTACGGTGGTATTAGCTCTGTTTCAGAGTATAGGCGTTGCGATTGCTCTAGGCGGTCAAGAAGTGGCTCCTGGGCAAACGATTGCTTTACAACCCGGACTAGGCTTTATCATTACTACCGTAGTCACCTTAGTAACAGGTACACTCTTTCTGATGTGGTTAGGTGAACAAATTACTGAGCGTGGTATTGGTAATGGTATATCACTGATCATCTTTGCTGGGATCGTTGCAGGCTTACCTGTGGCTTTAGGTAAAACCTTCAATTTAGTAAATGAAGGAACCTTATCGCCTTTCTTAGTGATTGTGTTATTGGCACTGATTGTATTAGTGACTGCTTTCGTGATTTTTGTTGAGCGTGGACAACGTCGTATCACGGTAAACTATGCTAACCGTCAACAAGGCCGCCGCATGATGGGTGGTCAATCTAGTCATTTGCCTTTAAAGCTGAATATGGCAGGTGTGATTCCTCCTATCTTTGCATCTAGTATTATCTTATTCCCTGCCACTTTAGGGCAGTGGTTTGGTAATTCTGAAGGGATGGAGTGGTTACGTAGTTTCTTTAATATGTTACAGCCCGGTCAACCGGTCTATGTTATCCTCTATGCTTTAGCTATTGTATTTTTCTGTTTCTTCTATACCGCTTTAGTCTTTAATTCGCGTGAAACCGCAGATAATTTAAAGAAAGCTGGCGCATTTATTCCTGGTATTCGTCCCGGTGAGCAAACCACTAAATATATTGATGGTGTCATGACCCGCTTAACAGCAGTCGGTGCTATCTATATTACCTTAGTGTGCTTATTACCTGAGTTTTTGATTTTAGGTTGGAATGTGCCGTTCTATTTTGGTGGAACATCTTTATTAATTATTGTAGTCGTGGTAATGGATTTCTTAGCACAACTACAATCTCATATGATGTCGCACCAATACGAAGGTTTAATGAAGAAAGCTAATTTCAAATCCCAAACCCGCCCGGGTGTGGTGAAATAA
- the rplQ gene encoding 50S ribosomal protein L17 — protein MRHRKIGRQLSRNSSHRKALLQSLTIALLRHEAIKTTLPKAKELRRVAEPLITRAKADSVHNRRIAFARLRDEDIVTKLFTDIGPRFKTRPGGYLSIIKCGFRPGDNAPMAYVTLVESKAAAAE, from the coding sequence ATGCGTCATCGTAAAATTGGGCGTCAACTGAGCCGCAATAGTAGCCACCGTAAGGCTTTATTGCAAAGTTTGACCATCGCCCTACTGCGCCATGAGGCGATTAAAACTACTCTACCGAAAGCAAAAGAATTGCGTCGTGTAGCAGAGCCTTTAATCACTCGTGCTAAAGCTGATTCTGTTCACAACCGTCGTATTGCGTTTGCACGTCTACGTGATGAAGATATTGTGACAAAATTATTTACTGATATCGGACCTCGTTTTAAAACTCGTCCGGGTGGTTATTTAAGTATTATTAAGTGTGGTTTCCGTCCCGGCGATAATGCACCGATGGCTTATGTAACCTTAGTTGAGTCTAAAGCAGCCGCTGCTGAATAA
- the rpsM gene encoding 30S ribosomal protein S13: protein MARIAGINLPVQKHVVIGLTAIYGIGPTRAANICKAANITPSTKIRDLTEDEVERVRAEVAKFVVEGDLRRELSMSIKRLMDMGCYRGIRHRRGLPVRGQRTKTNARTRKGPRRPIRK, encoded by the coding sequence ATGGCTCGTATAGCGGGTATCAATCTTCCTGTTCAAAAACACGTCGTCATTGGCTTGACGGCTATTTATGGCATTGGGCCAACTCGTGCCGCTAATATCTGCAAAGCTGCAAATATTACCCCTAGTACTAAAATTCGCGATTTGACTGAAGATGAAGTCGAGCGTGTACGTGCTGAAGTTGCTAAGTTTGTCGTAGAAGGCGACTTACGCCGTGAACTTTCTATGAGCATTAAACGTTTGATGGACATGGGCTGTTACCGTGGTATTCGTCATAGACGTGGTCTGCCTGTGCGTGGTCAACGTACTAAAACGAATGCGCGTACCCGTAAAGGTCCTCGCCGTCCGATCCGCAAGTAA
- the rplO gene encoding 50S ribosomal protein L15, producing the protein MKLNTLKPAAGSRKARTRVGRGIGSGLGKTAGRGHKGQRSRAGGFHKVGFEGGQMPLQRRLPKVGFKSRIGFRTAEVRLNELAQLQEATVTLEALIAANIIDARSLQAKIILSGSVDKAYTIQGVGVTKGAREAILAAGGKIEE; encoded by the coding sequence ATGAAACTGAATACATTAAAACCTGCTGCTGGTAGCCGTAAAGCACGTACCCGTGTGGGACGTGGTATTGGTTCTGGCTTAGGTAAAACAGCAGGGCGTGGTCATAAAGGTCAACGTTCGCGTGCCGGTGGTTTCCATAAAGTTGGGTTTGAAGGCGGTCAAATGCCTTTGCAACGTCGTCTACCTAAAGTAGGCTTCAAATCACGTATCGGCTTTCGTACTGCTGAAGTGCGTTTAAATGAGTTAGCACAGTTACAGGAGGCTACTGTAACTTTAGAAGCTTTAATTGCGGCTAACATCATTGATGCACGTTCATTGCAAGCTAAAATTATTTTGTCGGGCAGTGTAGATAAGGCTTATACCATTCAAGGTGTAGGTGTTACTAAAGGTGCTCGTGAAGCTATTTTAGCGGCAGGTGGCAAAATCGAGGAATAA
- the rpsH gene encoding 30S ribosomal protein S8 — translation MSMSDPIADMLTRIRNGQRASKLKVAFPASKQKTAVLSVLESEGYIASHSTDANEGKPTTTVVLKYFQGKPVISRLTRVSRPGLRIFRGKNQLPTVLGGYGIAIVSTSKGVMSDRAARAAGQGGEVICIVE, via the coding sequence ATGAGTATGAGTGATCCTATCGCAGATATGTTGACCCGTATTCGTAACGGTCAACGTGCGAGTAAATTAAAAGTGGCGTTTCCTGCATCGAAACAGAAAACTGCTGTCCTGAGTGTGTTGGAGTCTGAAGGTTACATCGCTAGCCACAGTACCGACGCTAATGAAGGCAAGCCCACTACTACTGTAGTATTGAAATATTTCCAAGGTAAACCGGTTATTAGCCGTTTGACTCGTGTGAGTCGTCCGGGCTTACGGATTTTCCGTGGTAAAAATCAATTACCTACTGTATTAGGTGGTTATGGTATCGCTATTGTATCCACCTCTAAAGGTGTGATGAGTGATCGTGCAGCACGCGCTGCGGGTCAGGGTGGCGAAGTTATCTGTATCGTTGAGTAA
- the rpsE gene encoding 30S ribosomal protein S5 — protein sequence MAKVENTSPSADGLQEKLVHVNRVSKVVKGGRIFSFTALTVVGDGNGRVGFGYGKAREVPAAIQKAMEQARKSMVSIHLNEGTLQYPVKASHGAATVFMKPASDGTGVIAGGAMRAVLEVAGVKNVLSKCIGSRNAGNVIRATIKGLTDMQHPEMIAAKRGKTVEEIKG from the coding sequence ATGGCAAAAGTTGAAAATACAAGCCCTTCAGCTGATGGTTTGCAGGAAAAATTAGTTCACGTTAACCGCGTTTCTAAAGTGGTAAAAGGTGGACGTATTTTTAGTTTTACTGCTTTAACCGTAGTGGGCGACGGCAATGGTCGGGTTGGTTTTGGCTATGGTAAAGCACGTGAAGTTCCAGCTGCTATTCAAAAGGCAATGGAGCAAGCACGCAAAAGCATGGTTAGCATTCACTTGAATGAAGGTACTTTACAGTACCCAGTGAAAGCTAGTCATGGAGCTGCAACCGTATTCATGAAGCCAGCTTCTGACGGTACTGGTGTCATTGCAGGCGGTGCAATGCGTGCGGTGTTAGAGGTTGCTGGCGTGAAAAACGTTTTATCAAAATGTATCGGTTCACGTAATGCAGGTAATGTGATTCGTGCCACCATTAAAGGTTTGACCGATATGCAGCACCCTGAAATGATCGCTGCCAAACGTGGTAAAACTGTTGAAGAGATCAAGGGGTAA
- the rpsQ gene encoding 30S ribosomal protein S17 gives MSEEQVKHGLTGRVVSNKMDKSIVVLLERQVKHPLYGKFIKRSKKYHVHDENNECAIGDTVMFTECRPLSKTKHWTLVKIVERAAD, from the coding sequence ATGAGCGAAGAACAAGTTAAACACGGCCTGACCGGTCGTGTCGTCAGCAACAAAATGGATAAATCCATTGTGGTGCTACTGGAACGTCAAGTTAAGCATCCTCTGTATGGGAAGTTCATCAAACGCTCCAAGAAATATCATGTGCATGATGAAAATAATGAGTGCGCCATTGGTGACACTGTTATGTTCACAGAGTGCCGTCCTTTGTCTAAAACTAAACATTGGACATTGGTTAAAATCGTTGAGCGTGCTGCGGACTAA
- the rplN gene encoding 50S ribosomal protein L14 — protein sequence MIQMQSILQVADNSGARRVMCIKVLGGSHRRYANIGDVIKVSIKDASPRGRVKKGDVYNAVIVRTAKGVRRPDGSVIRFDSNAAVILNNKLEPLGTRIFGPVTRELRGERFMKIISLAPEVL from the coding sequence ATGATCCAGATGCAATCAATTCTGCAAGTTGCAGATAATAGTGGTGCACGTCGCGTAATGTGCATTAAAGTATTAGGTGGTTCGCATCGTCGTTATGCTAATATCGGCGACGTTATCAAGGTTAGTATTAAAGATGCTAGCCCACGTGGCCGTGTTAAAAAGGGCGATGTGTATAATGCTGTTATCGTAAGAACTGCTAAAGGCGTGCGTCGCCCCGACGGTTCTGTTATCCGCTTTGACTCTAATGCGGCTGTTATTTTAAACAACAAGTTAGAGCCATTAGGTACTCGTATCTTTGGACCAGTGACACGCGAGTTACGTGGCGAGCGTTTTATGAAAATTATTTCATTGGCTCCTGAAGTACTGTAA